In Rhizobium jaguaris, a single window of DNA contains:
- a CDS encoding pseudoazurin — protein sequence MRFKTGLIAATAALMASAMPLMAADHQIQMLNKGADGAMVFEPGFVKIAPGDTITFIPTDKTHNVETFKELIPAGAPEFKSKASEQYQVKFDVPGAYVVKCTPHAGMGMVALIQVGDHPANLEAIKTAKIPNLARKRLDADLAQVTQ from the coding sequence ATGCGTTTCAAAACCGGTCTGATCGCTGCGACCGCAGCTTTGATGGCTTCGGCAATGCCGCTCATGGCAGCAGATCACCAGATTCAGATGCTCAACAAGGGTGCCGATGGCGCAATGGTGTTCGAACCGGGCTTCGTCAAGATCGCACCCGGCGATACGATCACCTTCATTCCGACCGACAAGACCCACAATGTCGAAACGTTCAAGGAACTGATCCCTGCCGGCGCACCGGAATTCAAGTCCAAAGCAAGCGAGCAGTATCAGGTCAAGTTCGATGTGCCCGGCGCCTATGTCGTGAAATGCACGCCACACGCTGGCATGGGCATGGTTGCGCTGATCCAGGTTGGAGACCATCCGGCAAATCTCGAAGCCATCAAGACCGCCAAGATTCCAAACCTGGCGCGAAAGCGTCTCGACGCAGACCTCGCACAGGTCACCCAATAA
- a CDS encoding cbb3-type cytochrome c oxidase subunit 3 has protein sequence MEVYNAMRHFADSWGLLAMALFFIGAIFFTLRPGSKKIADEAANIPLKDE, from the coding sequence ATGGAAGTTTACAACGCAATGCGTCACTTCGCCGATAGTTGGGGTCTTCTGGCGATGGCCCTGTTCTTCATCGGCGCAATCTTCTTCACCCTCCGTCCCGGCAGCAAGAAGATAGCCGACGAAGCCGCGAACATTCCGCTGAAGGATGAATGA
- the hemN gene encoding oxygen-independent coproporphyrinogen III oxidase — MSSHLVAKYGEARLPRYTSYPTAPAFSSAIGPDAYAQALANLEQDQPVSLYLHIPYCRSMCWYCGCHTTISRQDRPVLEYLDVLHQEIELVAFAAHKPIMVKNVHFGGGTPTIVRPDEFRVLIKKLRGAFDFQYDCSVAIEIDPRTLSEEMVAALGESGVDRASLGVQSFDPVVQAAINRKQSVEQTSTAVSLLRASGVSSINFDLIYGLPHQTVQSCIDTVNASIEMRPERFAVFGYAHIPAFKKHQRLIDDATLPGADERNAQAEAIASALVAAGYVRIGLDHFALPGDTLSIAGSRGEVRRNFQGYTTDTCETLIGLGASAIGKLPMGYVQNEVAIGTYADRVSSGVLATGKGYRLTDEDRLRARIIERLMCDFSADLNSITENSGFDVDYLLAGNDRLRDLTADGVIAINDGKLTVRQESRFMIRAVAAAFDAYFGMSGRTHSKAA, encoded by the coding sequence CGCAAGCATTGGCGAACCTCGAACAAGATCAGCCGGTTTCGCTTTATCTTCATATTCCGTACTGTCGTTCCATGTGCTGGTATTGCGGTTGTCACACGACCATCTCGCGGCAGGATCGCCCGGTCCTCGAATATCTCGATGTTTTGCATCAGGAGATCGAGTTGGTCGCATTCGCTGCGCACAAGCCGATCATGGTCAAGAATGTGCACTTCGGCGGCGGGACGCCGACAATCGTCAGGCCGGACGAGTTTCGGGTTCTGATCAAGAAGCTCAGAGGCGCGTTCGATTTCCAATATGATTGCAGCGTTGCGATCGAGATCGATCCCCGCACGCTGTCGGAGGAAATGGTGGCAGCGCTCGGCGAAAGCGGCGTTGATCGCGCGAGCCTCGGCGTCCAGAGCTTCGACCCGGTGGTCCAAGCGGCCATCAACCGCAAGCAATCCGTCGAACAGACGAGTACAGCCGTATCGTTGTTGCGGGCCTCAGGCGTTTCCAGCATCAATTTCGACCTGATCTACGGACTACCGCATCAGACAGTCCAATCGTGCATCGATACGGTGAATGCCTCGATTGAGATGCGCCCCGAGCGATTTGCGGTCTTTGGATATGCGCATATCCCGGCCTTCAAGAAACATCAGCGGTTGATCGACGACGCGACGCTTCCGGGCGCCGACGAGAGAAACGCGCAGGCGGAAGCGATCGCTTCCGCACTCGTTGCGGCGGGCTATGTCCGGATAGGCCTCGACCATTTCGCTCTGCCTGGCGACACACTTTCGATCGCCGGTTCCAGGGGGGAGGTGCGACGAAATTTCCAGGGATATACGACGGACACCTGCGAGACGTTGATTGGGCTCGGAGCTTCGGCCATAGGCAAGTTGCCGATGGGATATGTCCAGAACGAGGTCGCAATCGGTACTTATGCCGATCGCGTGTCGTCCGGCGTTCTCGCGACCGGGAAGGGGTATCGCCTTACGGATGAAGACCGGCTTCGCGCCCGCATCATCGAACGCCTCATGTGCGATTTCTCGGCCGACCTAAATAGCATCACTGAAAATTCCGGCTTTGACGTCGACTATTTGCTGGCAGGCAATGACAGGCTTAGAGATCTCACTGCCGACGGCGTGATTGCGATCAATGACGGCAAGCTTACCGTGCGCCAGGAATCGCGTTTCATGATCAGAGCCGTTGCCGCGGCCTTCGACGCCTATTTCGGCATGTCAGGGCGAACACATAGCAAGGCGGCCTGA
- the ccoN gene encoding cytochrome-c oxidase, cbb3-type subunit I gives MDYTLEIMVLAVGAFFALLGAALAHDQLFAAHMWVLFFCLLAGTVLLLRRVDFSPRRAVKATETSAYSDGVIRYGLIATVFWGVVGFLVGLVIALQLAFPDLNIAPYLNFGRLRPVHTSAVIFAFGGNALIMTSFYVVQRTCRARLFGGKLAWFVFWGYQLFIVMAATGYILGITQAREYAEPEWYVDVWLTIVWVAYLAVFLGTILKRKEPHIYVANWFYLGFIVTIAMLHVVNNLAVPVSFLGSKSYSLFSGVQDALTQWWYGHNAVGFFLTAGFLGMMYYFVPKQANRPIYSYRLSIIHFWALIFLYIWAGPHHLHYTALPDWAQTLGMVFSIMLWMPSWGGMINGLMTLSGAWDKIRTDPIIRMMIVAIAFYGMSTFEGPMMSVKTVNSLSHYTEWTIGHVHSGALGWVGMITFGAIYYLTPKLWGRERLYSLRMVNWHFWLATLGIVIYAAVLWVAGIQQGLMWREYNGQGFLVYSFAETVAAMFPYYLLRAVGGGLYLAGGVVMAFNVAMTIRGHQRDEAAIPGTITLQAAQ, from the coding sequence ATGGATTATACCTTAGAAATCATGGTGCTGGCGGTTGGCGCGTTTTTCGCGCTTTTGGGGGCCGCTCTCGCCCACGACCAACTATTTGCCGCCCACATGTGGGTGTTATTTTTCTGTCTGCTCGCGGGAACGGTCCTGCTTTTGCGCAGGGTCGATTTTTCTCCGCGGCGTGCCGTCAAGGCTACAGAGACCTCGGCCTACTCCGACGGGGTCATCCGCTATGGACTGATTGCGACGGTCTTTTGGGGTGTCGTCGGCTTCCTTGTGGGTCTTGTAATTGCTCTCCAGCTGGCCTTCCCCGATCTGAACATCGCGCCCTATCTGAACTTTGGTCGTCTTCGTCCTGTCCACACGTCCGCCGTCATCTTTGCATTTGGCGGCAACGCGCTGATCATGACGTCCTTTTATGTGGTCCAGCGTACCTGCCGTGCTCGCCTGTTCGGCGGTAAGCTGGCTTGGTTCGTTTTCTGGGGCTACCAGCTCTTCATCGTGATGGCGGCCACCGGCTATATACTGGGCATCACCCAGGCGCGGGAATACGCGGAGCCGGAATGGTATGTCGATGTGTGGCTCACGATTGTCTGGGTCGCTTATCTTGCGGTGTTCCTCGGAACAATCCTGAAGCGGAAAGAGCCGCATATCTATGTGGCGAACTGGTTCTACCTCGGCTTCATTGTCACGATCGCCATGCTGCATGTCGTCAATAACCTGGCGGTGCCGGTCTCGTTCCTCGGCTCCAAGAGCTATTCTCTCTTTTCGGGCGTGCAGGATGCTCTCACTCAATGGTGGTACGGCCACAACGCCGTCGGCTTTTTCCTGACCGCAGGCTTCCTCGGCATGATGTACTACTTCGTGCCGAAACAGGCCAACCGGCCGATCTATTCCTACCGGCTGTCGATCATTCATTTCTGGGCCTTGATCTTCCTGTACATCTGGGCCGGTCCGCACCATCTGCACTATACGGCTCTACCCGACTGGGCGCAGACGCTCGGAATGGTTTTCTCGATCATGCTCTGGATGCCCTCCTGGGGCGGCATGATCAACGGACTCATGACGCTATCGGGCGCCTGGGACAAGATCCGCACCGACCCCATCATCCGCATGATGATAGTCGCCATCGCCTTCTACGGCATGTCGACATTCGAGGGGCCGATGATGTCCGTGAAGACCGTCAACTCCCTCAGCCACTACACCGAGTGGACAATCGGCCATGTTCATTCCGGCGCCCTCGGCTGGGTCGGCATGATTACTTTCGGTGCAATCTACTATCTGACGCCGAAGCTCTGGGGCCGTGAGCGGCTCTACAGCCTGCGCATGGTCAACTGGCATTTCTGGCTCGCCACCCTTGGCATCGTCATCTATGCGGCCGTCCTTTGGGTCGCCGGTATCCAGCAGGGCCTTATGTGGCGCGAATATAACGGCCAGGGCTTCTTGGTTTATTCGTTCGCGGAAACGGTTGCAGCAATGTTCCCCTACTACCTGCTGCGCGCAGTCGGTGGCGGCCTTTACCTGGCCGGCGGTGTGGTCATGGCCTTCAATGTCGCGATGACGATCCGTGGCCATCAGCGTGACGAAGCCGCGATCCCGGGAACGATCACGCTTCAAGCTGCACAGTGA
- the ccoO gene encoding cytochrome-c oxidase, cbb3-type subunit II: MSILEKHQILEKNATLLLVGSLLVVSIGGIVEIAPLFYLQNTIEKVEGMRPYTPLELAGRNIYIREGCYLCHSQMIRPFRDEVERYGHYSLAAESMFDHPFQWGSKRTGPDLARVGGRYSNEWHVQHLSNPRAVVPESIMPTYAFLKDRDVTVKDIGMDLKANEDVGVPYTADMLANAEADMRAQADPNANTTALLARYPKAKVGDFDGDPTRLTEMDALVSYLQMLGTLVDFSTYDDATGYR, from the coding sequence ATGTCGATCCTGGAAAAACACCAAATCCTCGAAAAGAACGCGACCCTTCTTCTGGTCGGATCCCTCCTGGTCGTCAGCATTGGCGGTATCGTCGAGATAGCTCCGCTTTTCTATCTCCAGAACACGATCGAGAAGGTGGAGGGCATGCGACCCTACACACCACTCGAGCTCGCTGGGCGAAACATCTACATCCGTGAAGGATGCTATCTGTGCCACAGCCAGATGATCCGCCCCTTCCGCGATGAAGTTGAACGCTACGGCCACTACTCGCTTGCGGCTGAATCGATGTTCGACCATCCGTTCCAATGGGGTTCGAAACGCACGGGACCGGATCTGGCCAGGGTGGGCGGCCGCTATTCGAATGAATGGCACGTGCAGCATCTGTCCAATCCGCGCGCGGTGGTCCCGGAATCGATTATGCCGACCTATGCCTTCCTCAAGGACAGGGATGTCACGGTCAAGGACATCGGCATGGATCTGAAGGCCAACGAGGACGTCGGCGTGCCCTATACGGCCGACATGCTGGCAAATGCCGAGGCCGACATGCGCGCGCAGGCCGACCCGAACGCCAACACAACCGCTCTGCTCGCACGCTACCCGAAAGCGAAGGTGGGTGACTTCGACGGCGATCCCACAAGGCTGACGGAGATGGATGCCCTGGTCTCATACCTCCAGATGCTCGGCACTCTGGTGGACTTTTCGACTTACGACGACGCAACCGGCTATCGATGA
- the ccoP gene encoding cytochrome-c oxidase, cbb3-type subunit III, with protein MSEKHIDEISGVETTGHEWDGIRELNNPMPRWWVWTFCATILWAVGYAILYPSIPMIKDTTKGLLGFSSRAELQQQVQVAKAAQTQFEQQIAAKTVSEIDADPSLREFAIAGGASAFKVNCAPCHGSGATGGPGFPNLNDDDWLWGGDLTSIQKTISHGIRFDGDTDTHVSEMPAFAEILQPAQIRAVAAYVWGLTNKPSDPALAEAGRQVFADNCAACHGQDAKGNIDMGAPNLADAIWLKGSGEDAIVRQVTAPKHGVMPAWSARLGQSTVKELTVFVHSLGGGK; from the coding sequence ATGTCGGAGAAACATATAGACGAGATCAGCGGCGTCGAGACGACTGGTCACGAGTGGGATGGAATCCGAGAGCTCAACAATCCCATGCCGCGTTGGTGGGTCTGGACATTTTGCGCCACCATCCTTTGGGCAGTGGGCTATGCAATCCTTTATCCGTCGATACCGATGATCAAGGACACGACAAAGGGCCTTCTCGGCTTTTCCAGCCGCGCGGAGCTGCAGCAGCAAGTTCAAGTCGCGAAAGCAGCTCAAACGCAGTTCGAGCAGCAGATCGCCGCAAAGACCGTATCCGAAATTGACGCAGATCCGTCCCTGCGTGAATTCGCCATCGCAGGTGGTGCGTCTGCCTTCAAGGTCAACTGTGCCCCTTGTCACGGTTCGGGCGCGACGGGCGGGCCGGGCTTTCCGAATCTGAACGATGACGATTGGCTCTGGGGCGGCGATCTGACTTCGATCCAGAAAACGATCTCCCACGGCATCCGCTTCGACGGCGATACCGATACGCACGTGTCGGAGATGCCGGCATTTGCCGAGATATTGCAGCCCGCGCAGATTCGGGCGGTTGCGGCTTATGTCTGGGGTCTGACCAACAAGCCGTCCGATCCGGCGCTCGCCGAGGCAGGACGTCAGGTTTTCGCCGACAACTGCGCTGCGTGTCATGGGCAGGACGCAAAGGGCAACATCGACATGGGCGCACCGAACCTTGCCGATGCGATCTGGCTCAAAGGCAGCGGCGAAGACGCAATTGTCCGCCAGGTCACGGCCCCCAAACATGGTGTCATGCCGGCGTGGTCGGCCCGCCTCGGCCAGTCAACCGTGAAAGAGCTGACGGTGTTCGTTCACTCGCTCGGCGGCGGAAAGTGA
- the ccoG gene encoding cytochrome c oxidase accessory protein CcoG: protein MNLYTAPDPHSENVVERLDAQPVNARGKQQPLYAARKKVFPKRAVGRFRRFKWIVMLVTLAIYYLAPWIHWDRGPYAPDQAILIDLNTRRFFFFFIEIWPQEFYYVAGLLVMAGFGLFLVTSAVGRAWCGYACPQTVWVDLFLVVERAIEGDRNARMKLDAGPWTRNKIGKRVVKHALWIAIGAMTGGAWIFYFADAPTLAVDLFRGQAPMVAYATVATLTATTYVLGGLMREQVCTYMCPWPRIQGAMLDENSLVVTYNDWRGEPRSRHAKKAQAAGQPIGDCVDCNACVAVCPMGIDIRDGQQMECITCALCIDACDGVMDKLDKPRGLIAYATLSEYAGNMKLATTGETTGVQPNLVRNADGTFVAGIRHFNWRVIFRPRVVFYAAIWVAIGVAMLVHLAMRERLELNVLHDRNPQYVLESDGSIRNGYTLRVLNMVPMPRAIEVRLEGLEGATMKIPAISNSEGRTFVITAEPDAATTLKVFVTHRRDAASPNEFLFAVEDDKHVDHATYKAAFNAPEASK, encoded by the coding sequence ATGAACCTCTATACAGCACCCGATCCCCACTCAGAAAACGTTGTCGAACGGCTGGATGCCCAGCCAGTCAACGCAAGAGGCAAGCAGCAGCCCCTTTATGCCGCGCGCAAGAAGGTTTTCCCGAAGCGAGCCGTAGGCCGCTTCAGACGGTTCAAATGGATCGTCATGCTGGTAACGCTTGCCATCTACTATCTGGCTCCCTGGATCCATTGGGACCGGGGGCCATACGCCCCTGACCAGGCGATCCTGATCGATCTCAACACCAGGCGCTTCTTTTTCTTTTTCATCGAAATATGGCCACAGGAATTTTACTACGTCGCAGGCCTTCTGGTGATGGCAGGCTTCGGCCTGTTCCTGGTCACCTCGGCCGTCGGACGCGCGTGGTGCGGGTATGCCTGTCCGCAGACTGTCTGGGTGGATCTGTTCCTCGTCGTCGAACGAGCGATCGAAGGGGACCGCAATGCGCGAATGAAACTCGACGCAGGCCCTTGGACGCGAAACAAGATCGGCAAACGGGTCGTCAAGCATGCTCTATGGATCGCCATCGGAGCGATGACGGGCGGCGCGTGGATCTTTTATTTCGCCGACGCACCGACGCTTGCGGTGGACTTATTCCGCGGTCAGGCACCAATGGTGGCTTACGCGACCGTCGCCACCCTGACCGCGACGACTTACGTGCTCGGCGGCCTCATGAGAGAGCAGGTCTGCACCTACATGTGTCCGTGGCCGCGCATTCAGGGCGCAATGCTGGACGAGAATTCCCTGGTCGTCACCTACAACGACTGGCGTGGGGAGCCCCGTTCCCGCCACGCGAAGAAAGCGCAAGCGGCCGGCCAGCCGATAGGCGACTGCGTGGATTGCAACGCCTGCGTCGCCGTCTGTCCCATGGGGATCGACATTCGCGACGGGCAGCAGATGGAATGCATCACCTGCGCCCTCTGCATTGATGCCTGCGATGGTGTGATGGACAAGCTCGACAAGCCAAGGGGTCTCATCGCCTATGCCACACTCAGCGAATATGCCGGCAATATGAAGCTTGCGACGACCGGCGAAACCACGGGGGTCCAACCGAACCTCGTCCGAAATGCCGACGGCACCTTCGTAGCGGGCATACGTCACTTCAACTGGCGGGTGATCTTCAGGCCGCGCGTTGTCTTCTATGCCGCCATATGGGTGGCCATCGGAGTGGCGATGCTCGTCCATCTGGCAATGCGTGAGCGGCTCGAGCTGAACGTCCTTCACGACCGCAATCCGCAATATGTGCTCGAATCCGACGGGTCGATCCGCAACGGATATACCTTGCGCGTGCTCAACATGGTTCCGATGCCAAGGGCAATCGAAGTTCGTCTTGAAGGACTGGAAGGGGCCACCATGAAAATCCCCGCCATATCGAACAGCGAAGGCCGAACCTTCGTCATCACCGCCGAACCGGACGCTGCGACCACCCTGAAGGTGTTCGTAACCCACCGTCGCGATGCCGCCTCGCCAAACGAATTCCTGTTTGCCGTCGAGGACGACAAACACGTCGATCACGCGACCTATAAGGCAGCGTTCAATGCACCGGAGGCCTCGAAATGA